A single window of Arcobacter sp. CECT 8983 DNA harbors:
- a CDS encoding TonB-dependent receptor, translating to MKINEKIILLSLVCSTLIYANNESTNLDSVTVTANKVEENIKDVPQSISVLDATVIEEKGIKKISEVIKEIPNMNFQNSTTGGASSFRGLNTSMFTNNNPIVIYVDGVAYYDRVDFDPSLENIDRIEILRGPQGTLYGKDAIGAVINIITKTPTNDWSGNILAEYGNDNLYKTSFYTSGAIIENKLFAGINGSFKREDGWITNNYSAMDEDANKKRDRKTNAFLLFEPNEKFSAKVTLTNNYKKDYFMDGFGSDPSIDINKLKREDAKNVSFDVPAYERTKVKSESLNLNYEFEKMKLESITTHKRVDFDGEYDTDNTSNTASDGLRQFNYTELKAWTQELRLASKNQDIKWVAGLYFDKEDRSQGPYGVEQLSMGSVYIGDAYSNANSKTQAIFGQTMIPLSEDFELTLGGRYQRIKKDIDVIAKSSWAGTSNPDVNYKDEKTWNTFLPKLALMYHLNKDTSTYFSVSKGYMPGGFNFYPSSDKSSENSFEAQKSINYELGLKHLGENYAINLALFRMDIKDIHVYKQLMGGTIFATSNAEKAYSQGIELDGSYYITDNLQLSAALGFIDAKYDEYNNGTRDYKDERIEGTPRYTASLSLAYMQEKGLYGRVDIHAKGKTTFIDGANNDDLVEANGGITSNIKVGYKIKNLDVFSYVNNITDEDYVSSYMSKPGVSWVGFNEPRRFGVGVKYSF from the coding sequence GTGAAAATCAATGAAAAAATCATTTTACTATCTTTAGTTTGTAGTACTCTTATTTATGCAAATAATGAATCTACAAACTTAGATAGTGTTACCGTAACTGCAAACAAAGTAGAAGAAAATATCAAAGATGTTCCTCAAAGTATTAGTGTATTAGATGCAACTGTAATTGAAGAAAAAGGTATAAAAAAAATCTCAGAGGTAATAAAAGAAATTCCAAATATGAATTTCCAGAATTCTACAACTGGTGGAGCTAGTTCGTTTAGAGGATTAAACACTTCTATGTTTACAAATAACAATCCTATAGTAATCTATGTAGATGGAGTAGCATATTATGATAGAGTTGATTTTGATCCATCACTAGAAAATATTGATAGAATTGAAATATTAAGAGGACCTCAAGGTACTCTGTATGGTAAAGATGCCATAGGTGCTGTTATTAATATAATAACAAAAACTCCCACAAATGACTGGAGTGGAAATATTTTAGCAGAATATGGAAACGATAATCTATATAAAACTTCATTTTATACAAGTGGAGCAATAATTGAAAATAAACTTTTTGCAGGTATTAATGGTTCTTTTAAAAGAGAGGATGGCTGGATTACAAACAATTATTCAGCAATGGATGAAGATGCAAATAAAAAAAGAGATAGAAAAACAAATGCTTTTTTACTTTTTGAACCAAATGAAAAGTTCTCTGCAAAAGTTACTTTAACTAATAATTATAAAAAAGACTACTTTATGGATGGATTTGGCAGTGATCCTTCTATTGATATTAATAAACTAAAACGAGAAGATGCCAAAAATGTAAGCTTTGATGTTCCAGCTTACGAAAGAACAAAAGTAAAATCTGAGAGCCTTAATCTTAACTATGAATTTGAGAAAATGAAACTTGAATCAATAACAACACATAAAAGAGTTGATTTTGATGGAGAATATGACACTGATAATACTTCCAATACTGCAAGTGATGGATTAAGACAGTTCAATTATACAGAATTAAAAGCATGGACTCAAGAACTAAGACTTGCAAGTAAAAATCAAGATATCAAATGGGTTGCAGGTTTATACTTTGATAAAGAAGATAGATCGCAAGGTCCATATGGAGTAGAACAACTTTCTATGGGAAGTGTTTATATAGGAGATGCCTATTCAAATGCAAACAGCAAAACGCAAGCTATCTTTGGACAAACAATGATACCTTTAAGTGAAGATTTTGAATTAACTTTAGGAGGTCGATATCAAAGAATAAAAAAAGATATTGATGTAATTGCTAAATCTAGTTGGGCAGGTACTTCTAATCCTGATGTTAATTACAAAGATGAAAAAACATGGAATACATTTCTTCCAAAACTTGCATTAATGTATCACTTAAATAAAGATACTTCTACTTACTTCTCTGTTTCAAAAGGATATATGCCTGGAGGATTTAACTTCTACCCTTCTAGTGACAAAAGTTCTGAAAATAGTTTTGAAGCGCAAAAATCAATTAATTATGAACTTGGATTAAAACACTTAGGAGAAAATTATGCAATTAATCTTGCTCTATTTAGAATGGATATAAAAGATATTCATGTTTATAAACAATTAATGGGTGGAACAATATTTGCCACAAGTAATGCAGAAAAAGCCTATTCACAAGGTATTGAACTTGATGGTTCATATTATATTACTGACAACTTACAATTATCAGCAGCCTTAGGTTTCATTGATGCAAAATATGATGAATACAACAATGGAACAAGAGATTACAAAGATGAAAGAATAGAAGGCACACCAAGATATACAGCAAGTTTGAGTCTTGCATATATGCAAGAAAAAGGTCTATATGGAAGAGTTGATATTCATGCTAAAGGAAAAACAACTTTTATTGATGGAGCAAATAATGATGATTTAGTTGAAGCCAATGGAGGAATCACCTCTAATATAAAAGTTGGATACAAAATTAAAAACCTTGATGTATTTAGTTATGTCAATAATATTACAGATGAAGATTATGTAAGTTCTTATATGTCTAAACCAGGTGTGTCTTGGGTTGGATTTAATGAACCTAGAAGATTTGGAGTTGGCGTTAAATATAGTTTTTAA
- a CDS encoding ABC transporter ATP-binding protein: protein MNNEKISSFKESYQTTMNIAGKNAKLVKRSFLYFIFAYIFQGLAFALFFPLLNNIFATEFNIKETLFWFGAVCIFSLISFFFRWLASGFQYSKDIIKITHDLRIKLGEKIKTMPLQSLYKYRTGELNSILAQNVDESILHMGIVSGMFFEVLIVPLVIIIATFFINPNMALALLIALPFAVPIYYWSRKKTKWDKTEGVKAHSELEANTVEYIQGLPILRAVNQVGENAQNLQKSIINLREVQKKGVFASTIPMIIMNTLIEFIFLFVLVLGSLLITKADFTIGALIALLIILGRLSEPLANFLAVAGVLDIMEASFKQIQKLLDTKEFFIKEPKQKPKKFDIVFKNVNFAYEGNKKSVLKELNLQIQDKSLTAIVGPSGSGKTTITKLIMRYDDPQKGVIKIGDVDIRSMKQTTLMHYISVVFQDVYLFDDTILNNIRMGKPKASKEEVLAASKAAFCHEFVSKLPNGYETKVGEIGGSLSGGERQRISIARAILKDAPIVILDEPTSALDTESEVAVQNALDELIKDKTVIVIAHRLSTIAHADNILVVENGVINEHGTHQELINKKDKYYSMFQAQQRVKKWDVKSSLV from the coding sequence ATGAATAATGAAAAAATATCTTCATTTAAAGAATCTTATCAGACAACTATGAATATAGCAGGTAAAAATGCTAAGCTAGTAAAAAGAAGTTTTTTATATTTTATTTTTGCTTATATCTTTCAAGGTTTAGCTTTTGCTTTATTTTTTCCTCTTCTAAATAATATTTTTGCTACAGAATTTAATATTAAAGAAACTCTATTTTGGTTTGGAGCAGTTTGTATCTTTAGTCTAATTTCTTTCTTTTTTAGATGGTTAGCTTCAGGTTTTCAATATTCAAAAGATATCATAAAAATAACCCATGACCTCAGAATTAAACTTGGTGAAAAAATAAAAACCATGCCTTTACAAAGTCTATATAAATATAGAACAGGCGAATTAAACTCTATCTTAGCACAAAATGTAGATGAATCAATTCTTCATATGGGAATAGTTTCAGGGATGTTTTTTGAAGTTCTTATAGTACCTCTTGTAATAATTATTGCAACCTTTTTTATAAACCCTAATATGGCACTTGCACTTCTTATTGCTCTTCCTTTTGCCGTTCCTATTTATTATTGGAGTAGAAAAAAAACAAAATGGGACAAAACAGAAGGAGTCAAAGCACATTCAGAACTTGAAGCTAATACAGTTGAATACATTCAAGGCTTACCTATTTTAAGAGCAGTAAATCAAGTTGGTGAAAATGCACAAAACCTTCAAAAATCTATTATTAATTTAAGAGAAGTACAGAAAAAAGGTGTTTTTGCCTCAACTATTCCTATGATTATAATGAATACTTTAATTGAATTTATATTTTTATTTGTACTTGTTTTAGGAAGTTTATTAATTACAAAAGCAGATTTTACTATAGGAGCTTTAATTGCCCTACTTATTATTTTAGGAAGATTATCTGAACCTTTGGCAAACTTTTTAGCTGTTGCAGGGGTATTAGATATTATGGAAGCTTCTTTCAAACAGATTCAAAAACTTTTAGATACAAAAGAGTTTTTTATAAAAGAACCAAAACAAAAACCCAAAAAATTTGATATTGTGTTTAAAAATGTAAATTTTGCATATGAAGGGAACAAAAAGAGTGTCTTAAAAGAACTAAACCTTCAAATACAAGATAAATCACTTACTGCAATAGTTGGGCCATCAGGAAGTGGTAAAACAACAATTACAAAACTTATTATGAGATATGATGACCCACAAAAGGGAGTAATAAAGATTGGTGATGTAGATATTAGAAGTATGAAGCAAACTACTTTGATGCACTATATCTCTGTGGTATTTCAAGATGTTTACTTATTTGATGATACTATCTTAAATAATATACGTATGGGAAAACCAAAGGCTAGTAAGGAAGAAGTATTAGCTGCTTCTAAAGCTGCATTTTGTCATGAATTTGTTTCAAAACTTCCTAATGGCTATGAAACAAAAGTGGGAGAAATTGGTGGTAGTTTAAGTGGAGGAGAACGTCAACGTATTTCAATTGCAAGAGCTATCTTAAAAGACGCACCAATTGTAATCCTTGATGAACCTACCTCAGCACTAGACACCGAAAGTGAAGTAGCTGTTCAAAATGCTTTAGATGAACTTATCAAAGACAAAACTGTAATTGTTATAGCCCATAGACTTTCTACTATTGCCCATGCGGATAATATCCTAGTAGTAGAGAATGGTGTTATAAATGAACATGGTACACACCAAGAATTAATTAATAAAAAAGATAAATATTATTCTATGTTTCAAGCACAACAAAGAGTTAAAAAATGGGATGTAAAGAGTAGTTTAGTATGA
- a CDS encoding TonB-dependent receptor, translated as MNKRLEKIALISLITSSLLLANDLKKEQLKLDEITISANKMDETIKEVPQSISLLTDLNIEEREIKSIPEIIEYIPNLSSTFMYSDRVNFRGINTSIFTNNNPVVIYIDGIPHSSVYAFDASILNIERVEVLRGPQGALYGKDSIGGVINIVTKKPSNEIEGFVGLEYGTNNFRQTSFNISGALIENELFFGLNGLLGKDDGWQTNHNANQEDDANRKEFHKLNASLYYEPTDKLSFNLNILDDKSYRFGFEGGAIPQNKNINNYKRDDFKNINYETDTYMKTKSKAQSLKIDYKLDENINFTSVSANKKIDIDGTWDVDLGINPNYDDMSMFQDATSKNFSQEFRIAGENKYLRYVFGLYFEKDEFNFHNYGQEYPSYLAGNPFGAGIDVEFNAKSKANSKTYASFGQVVIPFLEDYELTLGGRYQKIKKKMDLDNYMHPINTNANPYFELNEEHTWNTFLPKVALSKKLTDDLTTYVTASKGYLPGGYNNFASNGGEKENRFDAQTSINYELGIRGSLLEDKLYLSSSIFYMDIEDIHVYSTDPATSMMYTSNAGEASSKGLEIELAYNINNNWSIDTAIGIVQAKYSEYTDSNGNDNKNKKIERTPSHSLNLGLSYYGGNGLYGRFDIRNQGDMYFNAQNSLKQDSYTVANAKIGYLFKDLDIYTYVKNITNESYIVAVEEMAEFRQLTYGRGRFIGLGLKYNF; from the coding sequence ATGAACAAAAGGCTAGAAAAAATAGCTTTAATTTCACTAATAACAAGTAGCCTACTTTTAGCAAATGATCTAAAAAAAGAACAATTAAAATTAGATGAAATAACGATAAGCGCAAATAAGATGGATGAAACAATTAAAGAAGTACCTCAAAGTATTTCTCTTTTAACTGATTTAAATATTGAAGAAAGAGAAATCAAAAGTATTCCAGAAATTATTGAATACATTCCTAATCTTTCTTCTACATTTATGTATTCTGATAGAGTAAACTTTAGAGGTATTAATACTTCAATTTTTACTAATAATAACCCTGTCGTTATTTATATTGATGGAATTCCTCATAGTAGTGTTTATGCTTTTGATGCTTCAATTTTAAATATTGAAAGAGTAGAAGTACTAAGGGGACCTCAAGGTGCCTTATATGGGAAAGATAGTATAGGAGGAGTTATAAATATAGTCACTAAAAAACCTTCTAATGAAATAGAAGGTTTTGTTGGACTAGAATATGGAACTAACAACTTTAGACAAACCAGTTTCAATATTAGTGGGGCACTTATTGAAAATGAACTATTCTTTGGTTTAAATGGTCTATTAGGGAAGGATGATGGTTGGCAAACAAATCATAATGCTAACCAAGAAGATGATGCTAACAGAAAGGAGTTCCATAAATTAAATGCTAGTTTATATTATGAGCCAACTGATAAGTTAAGTTTTAACTTAAACATTTTAGATGACAAAAGTTACAGATTTGGGTTTGAAGGAGGTGCTATTCCTCAGAATAAAAATATTAATAATTATAAAAGAGATGATTTTAAAAATATAAATTATGAAACAGATACATATATGAAAACAAAATCAAAAGCTCAATCACTAAAAATTGATTATAAGTTAGATGAAAATATAAATTTCACTTCAGTATCTGCAAATAAAAAAATAGATATTGATGGAACATGGGATGTTGATTTAGGAATAAATCCAAACTATGATGATATGTCAATGTTCCAAGATGCAACTTCAAAAAACTTTTCCCAAGAATTTAGAATCGCAGGAGAAAATAAATATTTAAGATATGTGTTTGGCTTATATTTTGAAAAAGATGAATTTAATTTCCACAATTATGGACAAGAGTATCCTAGTTATCTTGCTGGTAATCCTTTTGGTGCAGGTATTGATGTAGAGTTTAATGCAAAATCAAAGGCTAATAGTAAAACTTATGCAAGTTTTGGGCAAGTTGTTATTCCATTTTTAGAAGACTATGAATTAACACTAGGAGGTAGATATCAAAAGATAAAAAAGAAGATGGACTTAGATAATTATATGCATCCAATAAATACTAATGCAAACCCTTATTTTGAATTAAATGAAGAACATACTTGGAATACATTCTTACCTAAAGTTGCTCTTTCTAAAAAATTAACTGACGACTTAACAACTTATGTTACTGCTTCAAAAGGTTATTTACCTGGAGGATATAATAACTTTGCTTCAAATGGAGGAGAAAAGGAAAATAGATTTGATGCACAAACTTCAATAAATTATGAGTTAGGAATTAGAGGTTCACTTTTAGAAGATAAATTATACTTATCATCTTCAATTTTTTATATGGATATTGAAGATATTCATGTATATAGTACGGACCCCGCAACTAGTATGATGTATACATCAAATGCAGGGGAAGCCTCATCAAAAGGTTTAGAAATAGAACTTGCTTACAATATCAATAATAATTGGAGTATCGATACTGCTATTGGTATAGTTCAAGCTAAATATAGTGAATATACAGATTCAAATGGAAATGATAACAAAAATAAAAAGATAGAGAGAACTCCTAGTCACTCTTTAAACCTTGGTCTTTCATACTATGGTGGAAATGGTTTATATGGAAGATTTGATATTAGAAATCAAGGAGATATGTATTTTAATGCCCAAAATAGTTTAAAACAAGACTCTTATACAGTTGCAAATGCAAAAATCGGATACCTATTTAAAGATTTAGATATTTATACTTATGTAAAGAATATTACAAATGAAAGTTATATTGTAGCTGTAGAAGAGATGGCTGAATTCAGACAGTTAACATATGGAAGAGGTAGATTTATAGGCTTAGGATTAAAATATAATTTCTAA
- a CDS encoding ABC transporter ATP-binding protein, protein MNKHTSKKHGLWTIMKPVMLEIRLAMVLSAIGSLSLIASLLILSLTLTNIMQGTPLELFNIKLDLINTIILLAILTAIAFLSRFYAFVVSHLGAFRLEQILRTKLTQHLAEIPLGYIISNGSGSLKKVIQNDVRNLHTFVADSIPMLAKSIVAPITTLIILFIIDYRLALASICILLLGWLAMAYAMRDSKELRDKYDQSQSDINKAVIEFAQAMPVVRTFDDGTSSFKRYNSALYAYKENLTNWMKISAVPAKLGMIILSPLPTLLTVLFIGILLLNSGSLELFALICALFLSTGMADAMMPIMWLQNFIKKSQASALKIQELLDVPTLPISKNAKIPTTFELEFKNVFFKYENVEENYALKNINFKIESGSVTALVGPSGAGKSTIAKLIPRFWDASKGEICIGEINIKNIEPHVLMNTVSFVFQDTFLFQDTIYNNIKIANENASKEEVIEAAKAAQIHDFIESLPNAYETKAGDRGTNLSGGQKQRITIARAILRDTPIVVLDEATAFADPENEEEIVKALANLTINKTVIMIAHRLSTIKNADQIVVFDQGEISEIGKHEKLLENKGIYKKLWENYEQASQWNLEKGKTNE, encoded by the coding sequence ATGAATAAACACACAAGTAAAAAGCATGGTCTTTGGACCATTATGAAACCTGTGATGCTTGAGATACGTTTAGCTATGGTTTTATCAGCAATCGGTAGCTTATCTTTAATTGCTTCACTTTTAATTTTATCTCTTACTTTAACAAATATTATGCAAGGCACTCCTTTAGAACTTTTTAATATAAAACTTGACCTAATAAATACAATTATATTATTAGCAATTTTGACAGCTATTGCTTTTTTATCAAGATTTTATGCTTTTGTAGTTTCTCATTTAGGAGCATTTAGATTAGAACAAATTTTACGTACAAAATTAACGCAACATTTAGCAGAAATTCCTTTAGGTTATATTATTTCAAATGGTTCAGGATCACTTAAAAAAGTTATTCAAAATGATGTAAGAAATCTACATACCTTTGTAGCAGATAGTATTCCTATGTTAGCAAAAAGTATTGTTGCTCCAATTACTACTTTAATAATACTTTTTATCATAGATTATCGATTAGCACTTGCTAGTATCTGTATATTACTTCTTGGTTGGCTTGCAATGGCTTATGCTATGCGAGATTCAAAAGAATTAAGAGATAAATATGATCAAAGCCAAAGTGATATAAATAAAGCAGTAATTGAATTTGCACAAGCTATGCCTGTAGTAAGAACTTTTGATGATGGAACAAGCTCTTTCAAAAGATATAATAGTGCACTTTATGCTTATAAAGAAAATTTAACTAATTGGATGAAAATAAGTGCAGTTCCTGCAAAACTTGGAATGATAATATTAAGCCCTCTTCCCACACTTCTAACAGTTTTATTCATAGGTATTTTGCTTTTAAATAGTGGTTCTTTAGAACTTTTTGCTTTGATTTGTGCACTTTTTTTAAGTACAGGAATGGCGGATGCAATGATGCCTATTATGTGGCTTCAAAACTTTATAAAAAAATCTCAAGCCTCTGCTTTAAAGATTCAAGAACTACTAGATGTTCCAACTTTACCTATTTCAAAAAATGCAAAAATTCCTACTACTTTTGAACTAGAATTCAAAAATGTATTTTTCAAATATGAAAATGTAGAAGAAAACTATGCTCTAAAAAATATAAACTTTAAAATAGAAAGTGGAAGTGTTACAGCTTTAGTAGGTCCAAGTGGTGCGGGTAAAAGTACCATTGCAAAACTTATTCCTAGATTTTGGGATGCAAGTAAAGGAGAGATTTGCATAGGTGAAATTAATATTAAAAATATTGAACCTCATGTTTTAATGAATACAGTCTCTTTTGTATTTCAAGATACTTTTCTTTTTCAAGACACAATTTACAACAATATTAAAATTGCAAATGAAAACGCAAGTAAAGAAGAAGTTATAGAAGCAGCAAAAGCAGCACAAATACATGATTTTATAGAAAGCCTTCCAAATGCTTATGAAACAAAAGCTGGAGATAGAGGAACTAATCTTTCAGGAGGTCAAAAACAAAGAATTACAATTGCACGTGCAATATTAAGAGATACTCCTATTGTGGTACTTGATGAAGCAACTGCTTTTGCAGACCCTGAAAATGAAGAAGAGATAGTAAAAGCCTTAGCAAATTTAACTATAAATAAAACAGTTATTATGATAGCCCATCGTCTTTCAACTATTAAAAATGCTGACCAGATTGTTGTTTTTGACCAAGGAGAGATAAGTGAAATAGGCAAACACGAAAAACTACTTGAAAATAAAGGTATCTACAAAAAATTATGGGAAAACTATGAACAAGCAAGTCAATGGAATCTAGAAAAAGGAAAAACAAATGAATAA
- a CDS encoding MFS transporter — translation MKKKLTFTTIILLFSLYTTQFLGLGFFVEAFVGILRQNGVPLENLGFIYMLGLFWVFRFLWAPFIDKIYFKKMGHYRAWILIFQSLMVITLCIIALLNVEDNLALIIYLSMFFAFFAASQNIALDAFAFKVTFKRQRSLINGIKAGGGLVGMVLGGGFGLILYSKFGWQYTLFVMAIFTSISLLQIFIYTEPKMKHSNFIEKVDYKQYLTFWKTKKKKLWFILLLFYPATISSAFGMITPLLVDLNWSLDKIGFSVHIVGYGIGFLASFTASFLISKFGKKNILIIAALGQIVGILMLLLIFEHHENELIVMLIIGFVFLFYTPSQVLMTTLMMDLSSNKSPASQFAIQHSIYMFSGIFFSSISVSLSGILGYEKIIIICAFIGLISIYFSTKIEFIIKRNKNERNQAFNGS, via the coding sequence ATGAAAAAGAAATTAACTTTTACTACCATAATATTGCTATTCAGTCTTTATACAACTCAATTTTTAGGTTTAGGTTTTTTTGTAGAAGCCTTTGTTGGTATTTTAAGACAAAATGGTGTTCCTTTAGAAAACCTTGGCTTTATTTATATGTTAGGGCTTTTTTGGGTATTTAGATTTTTATGGGCACCTTTTATTGATAAAATATATTTTAAAAAAATGGGACATTATAGGGCTTGGATTCTTATTTTCCAATCTTTGATGGTTATTACCCTTTGTATTATTGCTCTATTAAATGTAGAAGACAATCTTGCTTTAATAATATATCTATCAATGTTTTTTGCTTTTTTTGCAGCTTCACAAAATATTGCTTTAGATGCCTTTGCTTTTAAAGTAACTTTTAAAAGACAGCGTTCTTTAATTAATGGAATAAAAGCAGGAGGTGGTCTTGTCGGTATGGTTCTAGGTGGAGGTTTTGGTTTAATTCTTTATTCTAAATTTGGTTGGCAATATACTTTATTTGTAATGGCTATTTTCACATCAATTTCACTTCTTCAAATATTTATCTATACTGAACCAAAAATGAAACATTCAAACTTTATTGAAAAAGTAGACTATAAACAATATCTTACTTTTTGGAAAACAAAAAAGAAAAAACTGTGGTTTATTTTGCTTCTTTTTTATCCAGCTACTATCTCTTCTGCTTTTGGAATGATTACACCTCTTCTTGTAGATTTAAATTGGAGTTTAGACAAAATAGGTTTTTCTGTTCATATAGTAGGATATGGAATAGGTTTTTTAGCCTCTTTTACTGCTTCTTTCTTAATAAGTAAATTTGGTAAAAAAAATATTCTAATAATTGCTGCATTAGGACAAATTGTAGGTATTTTGATGCTTCTATTAATTTTTGAACATCATGAAAATGAACTTATTGTAATGTTAATAATAGGATTTGTATTCTTATTCTATACTCCTTCACAAGTTTTAATGACAACATTAATGATGGATTTATCTTCAAATAAATCCCCTGCTTCACAATTTGCGATACAACATAGTATTTACATGTTCTCTGGGATTTTCTTTAGTTCCATATCTGTTTCTTTATCTGGAATTTTAGGTTACGAAAAGATAATTATAATTTGTGCCTTTATAGGCTTAATATCAATCTATTTTTCAACAAAAATTGAATTTATTATAAAAAGGAATAAAAATGAAAGAAATCAAGCCTTTAATGGCAGTTAA
- a CDS encoding AraC family transcriptional regulator, translating to MSYKLNLENFDEFMLESDISKTINFQLPKNLGNFTSKKEIVNKDIVMFKTHTTINESLSINSKSFISGLSILVNLDGEYRYSDKSNKSILDIKKNSVFTKYVNEYDSVIDFNNSSKSSNLCLILRDEFLEKYFLNKIERKDELLTNYKNNISTNFQKNFENYKIISLAKELYNSPFEGELNDLYTQSKVFELVYKELTTILKEENNLCTCGCSKINYEDRIALHKAKELIEKADDFYTLEQLCKKVAINEFKLKFGFKELFNTTPGGLVLKTRMQKAKALLSTGEYNISEVSSIVGYKYQQSFSTAFFKHFGVLPKDLVKSRNYYF from the coding sequence ATGTCATATAAACTAAATTTAGAAAATTTTGATGAATTTATGCTTGAGTCAGATATTTCTAAAACAATAAATTTTCAATTGCCAAAAAACTTAGGAAACTTTACAAGTAAAAAAGAGATAGTAAATAAAGATATTGTAATGTTTAAAACACATACTACTATCAATGAGTCATTATCAATAAATTCAAAATCTTTTATCTCAGGTCTTTCTATTCTTGTTAATTTAGATGGAGAATACAGATATTCTGATAAAAGTAATAAAAGTATTTTAGATATAAAAAAAAATAGTGTATTTACTAAATATGTAAATGAATATGATTCTGTTATAGATTTTAATAATAGTTCTAAAAGTAGTAATTTATGTCTTATTTTAAGAGATGAATTTCTGGAAAAATATTTTTTAAATAAGATAGAAAGAAAAGATGAATTACTTACAAATTATAAAAACAATATTTCTACAAACTTTCAAAAGAATTTTGAAAATTATAAAATAATATCCCTTGCAAAAGAATTGTATAACTCACCTTTTGAAGGGGAATTAAATGATTTATATACTCAAAGTAAAGTCTTTGAATTGGTATATAAAGAATTAACTACTATTTTAAAAGAAGAAAATAATTTATGTACTTGTGGATGTTCTAAAATAAATTATGAAGATAGAATTGCTTTACACAAAGCAAAAGAGCTAATTGAGAAAGCAGATGACTTTTATACATTAGAACAACTTTGTAAAAAAGTAGCAATAAATGAATTTAAATTAAAATTTGGATTTAAAGAACTTTTTAATACAACTCCGGGAGGTTTAGTTTTAAAAACTAGAATGCAAAAAGCAAAAGCTTTATTAAGTACAGGTGAATATAATATTTCCGAAGTTTCAAGTATAGTTGGATATAAATACCAACAAAGTTTTTCAACTGCTTTTTTTAAGCATTTCGGTGTATTACCTAAAGACTTAGTAAAAAGTAGAAACTATTATTTTTAG